One segment of Primulina tabacum isolate GXHZ01 chromosome 6, ASM2559414v2, whole genome shotgun sequence DNA contains the following:
- the LOC142550140 gene encoding uncharacterized protein LOC142550140: MARKLRSYFLSHPITVLTNSVLGKIVSDPDTSGRLIKWVTELSEYDIKFEPRTAIKAQALADFLAKTVQVSEEEQWKIFVDGSSCRTGSGVGIVMISPWGEETKVAVRLNFRASNNEAEYEALLVGLRAARSMGVTRTVLYSDSQLVIQQSKGKFEVKNEKMIRYAQAIEKAKEDFSELIMKQISRTDNKAADRLATMVSSLDHPTKSELVGQELVSQIDHLQAEKVDMLEEDWRYEIQQYLCHGKVLAEPKRARKVKRRSLRFSLLDGILYKRSFSKPLLKCLGPKEADYVLREIHEGCCGNHLGSIALARKALMAGFFWSTMKKTR, translated from the coding sequence ATGGCCAGAAAATTGAGGTCTTATTTCTTATCACATCCTATCACTGTCCTCACTAACAGCGTCCTGGGGAAGATTGTCTCAGATCCAGATACCTCTGGAAGATTGATTAAGTGGGTTACCGAGCTCAGTGAATACGATATCAAGTTCGAGCCCAGAACTGCTATTAAAGCCCAGGCTTTAGCCGACTTTCTGGCGAAAACTGTTCAAGTATCGGAGGAAGAACAATGGAAGATCTTCGTGGATGGTTCTTCTTGTCGAACAGGAAGTGGGGTCGGAATCGTGATGATATCTCCTTGGGGGGAAGAGACCAAGGTGGCAGTGAGGCTGAACTTCCGAGCCTCCAATAACGAAGCCGAATACGAAGCACTTTTGGTCGGGCTAAGGGCTGCCCGAAGCATGGGTGTTACTCGGACCGTCCTCTACTCTGATTCTCAATTGGTAATACAGCAAAGTAAGGGTAAGTTTGaagtgaaaaatgagaaaatgaTCAGATATGCCCAAGCTATTGAAAAAGCTAAGGAGGACTTCTCAGAGTTaatcatgaaacaaatatcTCGAACTGATAACAAAGCGGCAGATAGGTTGGCCACGATGGTCAGTTCTCTTGATCATCCCACGAAATCAGAGCTAGTCGGACAAGAGCTTGTCTCGCAAATTGATCATCTTCAAGCTGAGAAAGTAGATATGTTGGAAGAAGATTGGAGATACGAGATTCAGCAATACTTATGTCATGGGAAAGTCCTGGCTGAACCAAAAAGAGCTCGAAAAGTCAAGAGGAGATCACTCCGCTTCTCTCTCCTGGATGGAATACTGTATAAGAGGTCTTTTTCTAAACCTCTCTTGAAGTGTTTGGGTCCAAAAGAAGCTGATTATGTGCTTCGAGAAATCCACGAAGGATGTTGTGGTAATCACCTAGGGAGTATAGCTTTGGCTCGGAAGGCTTTGATGGCAGGCTTCTTCTGGTCAACCATGAAAAAGACGCGCTAA